The Antedon mediterranea chromosome 11, ecAntMedi1.1, whole genome shotgun sequence genome window below encodes:
- the LOC140062715 gene encoding high affinity copper uptake protein 1-like, with protein MQKVTETMHMMSDEPGHHNMMTTGMMNGAHGGHHAMTTHNHNLHHMGMATEDHMSHDPGSSDHSSGGHNGYFTIGEKVILLFQNFSVIEDDIGSFIAACVVIFVIAALYEGLKVFREILIHRYSKQRGYEATDLEKSGSMTPLAQLDDEYGSTMWSAWNLLQSLLHIVQVTVSYMLMLLVMTFDVWIGLSVVLGAGFGHFLFAWKRKTTTDVNEHCN; from the exons ATG CAAAAGGTGACAGAGACGATGCACATGATGTCCGATGAACCCGGACATCATAATATGATGACCACCGGCATGATGAACGGTGCACATGGTGGACACCATGCAATGACGACACACAACCACAACCTCCACCACATGGGAATGGCCACAGAGGATCATATGTCTCACGATCCCGGTTCTTCTGATCATTCATCTGGTGGTCACAAT GGATATTTTACCATTGGCGAGAAAGTGATTTTGCTGTTTCAAAATTTCAGTGTAATCGAGGACGATATAGGAA GTTTTATCGCGGCATGTGTCGTCATCTTTGTAATTGCCGCTCTCTACGAAGGTTTGAAGGTTTTCCGGGAAATACTCATTCATCGTTATTCAAAACAACGTGGATACGAAGCCACCGATCTTGAAAAGAGTGGAAGCATGACCCCGCTTGCTCAATTGGATGACGAATATGG GTCAACAATGTGGAGTGCTTGGAACCTTCTACAGTCGTTGCTTCATATCGTACAAGTGACTGTGAGCTACATGTTAATGCTGTTAGTGATGACGTTTGACGTCTGGATCGGGCTTTCTGTTGTTCTCGGAGCAGGATTTGGACATTTCCTCTTCGCCTGGAAACGCAAGACTACAACTGACGTCAACGAACATTGCAACTAA
- the LOC140062234 gene encoding uncharacterized protein yields the protein MDKKVLNYLKGYAESFKRSFNMRVLAEDTEIKEAYKTAQERGKVPFNRTKLLIMGDHGAGKTSTCRRLQGKDFRPEEPSTIEIETNTVTVNVSDVNSKWCEVTSTPLEDYESSAAWWTVSRVLKQSKLKTSRAFDSSDTNTLSIRKLLEDACYLMLYLIPFTVILCFGGFTFGFGPVVWLYIVCIMTICDVHSAYRVGCGYTIVMVLVDSATQLSEQTEYLQNMELNTWVYFTAPLMIVCLCGLGSFIVGVLMSTGGRTGICLALCIMVHPKQYIISMDVFLEKLSFICELYLKFVISAVIVTVIYRRIHTQIFSISRRKFTIVLLLNIMIIIAATFYFGRNHFVDICILFCFIALIFSFTCGLILGRKIMAYGYVPENYLLKKSFGFIAGICLAKICGWRFGNAINLINVIDGHNHSKSRYFLDLFLFFAPIVAFIVYELFSYVKVKTTSSIPIPHIRKSMKADLRNETNIDARLSLWDFSGQEMYYNTHHLFMPKQGVYLVVFNAVEAISNPDRHIKRLQFWLQSIAMHVDIENVVVFLVGTRRGSVRDANAFSTFDKFVNVHLYKRFSRLLAFHPSGRLCFFIENAFQIDKELTILRERIYSEVSKLKYFCEKFSLKYLLFKNTLNGFRHRHSVIVSIKEIKNELKLTSKIFVKYEVRQLLDFFDKSGDIIYNKLDELLQNYVVCDPQVLIDILKLLVNVPEPHKRNRAVSDLWQRLLETGIVDSRLLEHICRNKEIWRVYPYVIRYLVGTQLMFPLTITNQVDQVGTFCLPCKLPKIDSMQFEMYYSDHISDTFYFDFSEVLIEYIFLRLIAKCCQDFDWTRIYYNCAHFKASETLFFQINTETVSSGSIFLYDRNLIKLSVSKEIPSQSVNILQKIHSFIEEIILQTFNPDYFRDQYVCGPVCERCSSLDGTMCLVNLVAISTDVSALNEYRPDEHHKVYRKPEFCFTCSRDQ from the exons ATGGATAAAAAGGTGTTGAATTACTTGAAAGGATATGCTGAATCGTTCAAGCGGAGTTTTAACATGCGAGTTTTAGCAGAAGATACTGAGATTAAAGAAGCTTACAAAACAGCTCAAGAAAGAGGAAAAGTACCATTTAACAGAACAAAGCTTCTTATTATGGGTGATCATGGTGCCGGGAAAACGTCAACCTGCAGGCGTTTACAAGGAAAAGACTTTCGACCAGAAGAGCCTAGTACAATCGAAATAGAAACAAACACTGTTACAGTGAACGTTAGTGATGTTAATAGTAAATGGTGTGAAGTGACCAGCACTCCACTTGAAGATTATGAAAGTTCAGCAGCGTGGTGGACAGTATCACGTGTGCTCAAACAGAGCAAACTTAAGACATCGAGGGCATTTGATTCGTCTGACACAAATACACTATCAATCCGGAAGCTACTGGAGGACGCTTGTTATCTAATGTTGTATCTGATCCCTTTTACTGTCATACTATGTTTTGGTGGGTTTACATTCGGATTCGGGCCAGTTGTGTGGTTATACATCGTTTGTATTATGACAATATGTGATGTCCACAGTGCATATCGCGTTGGTTGTGGATACACTATAGTGATGGTCCTTGTAGATAGCGCAACACAATTAAGCGAGCAGActgaatatttacaaaatatggaGTTAAATACATGGGTTTATTTTACAGCACCACTAATGATTGTTTGCTTGTGTGGATTGGGTTCGTTTATCGTCGGAGTGCTTATGAGTACAGGTGGTAGGACTGGTATCTGTTTAGCATTGTGCATCATGGTACAtccaaaacaatacattatttctATGGACGTTTTTTTAGAAAAACTGTCATTTATTTGCGAACTATATCTTAAATTCGTCATTTCTGCAGTCATTGTAACAGTAATTTATAGAAGAATTCACACACAAATATTTTCAATCAGTCGAAGAAAGTTTACTATTGTATTATTACTTAACATAATGATTATCATTGCAGCAACGTTTTATTTCGGAAGAAACCATTTTGTTGacatatgtattttattttgttttattgcacTTATATTTTCGTTTACATGCGGGCTTATATTAGGAAGAAAGATTATGGCTTATGGGTATGTGCCTGAAAATTACCTTTTAAAGAAATCTTTTGGTTTTATAGCTGGAATATGTTTAGCAAAAATATGTGGCTGGAGATTTGGAAATgcaatcaatttaattaatgtaattgatGGCCATAATCATTCAAAATCACGGTATTTTTTGgacttgtttttattttttgcacCAATTGTTGCTTTTATTGTCTATGAGTTATTCTCATATGTCAAAGTAAAAACTACGTCATCAATACCAATACCGCATATCAGAAAATCAATGAAAGCGGATCTTCGAAATGAAACAAATATTGATGCGAGACTAAGTTTATGGGATTTTTCAGGACAAGAAATGTACTATAATACACACCATCTATTTATGCCAAAGCAAGGCGTATACTTGGTTGTTTTCAACGCTGTAGAAGCGATTTCTAATCCTGATAGACACATTAAACGGCTACAATTCTGGTTACAATCTATTGCTATGCATGTTGATATTGAGAATGTTGTAGTGTTTCTTGTAGGAACAAGAAGAGGAAGTGTACGTGATGCAAATGCGTTTTCTACTTTTGATAAATTTGTAAATGTACATCTTTATAAAAGGTTTTCACGATTGCTTGCTTTTCATCCAAGTGGACGACTTTGCTTTTTTATTGAAAACGCATTCCAAATTGATAAGGAGCTTACCATCTTACGAGAGAGGATATATAGTGAAGTTTCGAAATTGAAATacttttgtgaaaagttttctttgaaatacttattatttaaaaacacgtTAAATGGATTTCGACATAGACATTCTGTTATTGTGagtataaaagaaattaaaaatgaattaaagttAACAAGCAAAATCTTTGTGAAATATGAAGTGCGTCAACTTTTAGATTTCTTTGATAAATCTGGagatattatatacaataaactCGATGAACTACTTCAGAATTATGTTGTTTGTGATCCTCAAGTATTAATAGACATTCTGAAATTATTGGTGAATGTACCTGAACCTCACAAAAGAAACAGAGCCGTGTCTGATCTTTGGCAGAGATTACTGGAAACCGGAATTGTTGATAGTAGACTATTGGAACACATTTGTAGAAACAAAGAAATTTGGAGAGTTTATCCTTATGTTATTCGGTACTTGGTCGGAACACAGTTGATGTTTCCACTTACAATAACTAATCAAGTTGATCAAGTTGGAACATTCTGTCTTCCTTGCAAATTGCCCAAAATTGATTCAATGCAATTTGAAATGTATTATAGTGATCATATTTCTGACACATTTTATTTCGATTTTAGTGAAGTTTTGatagaatatatatttcttcGACTTATTGCAAAATGCTGTCAAGATTTTGATTGGACTAGAATATATTATAACTGTGCACATTTCAAAGCAAGTGAAACATTGTTTTTTCAAATAAACACTGAAACAGTTTCTTCAGGCAGTATTTTTCTATACGATAGAAATCTCATCAAACTATCAGTTTCTAAAGAAATTCCGAGTCAATCAGTTAATATCTTACAGAAAATACATTCTTTCATTGAAGAAATAATTTTACAGACATTTAATCCAGATTACTTTCGTGATCAGTATGTTTGTGGTCCAGTATGTGAAAGATGTAGTTCATTGGATGGAACGATGTGTTTGGTGAATCTTGTTGCAATAAGTACAGATGTTTCTGCATTGAATGAATACAGACCAGATGAACACCACAAAGTTTATCGTAAACCAGAG TTCTGTTTTACCTGCAGTAGAGACCAATAA